From a region of the Gossypium raimondii isolate GPD5lz chromosome 10, ASM2569854v1, whole genome shotgun sequence genome:
- the LOC105778488 gene encoding ammonium transporter 3 member 1: protein MAALPPNPVPVAYQGGTPAVPVWLNKGDNAWQMISATLVGLQSVPGLVILYGSIVKKKWAVNSAFMALYAFAAVVLCWVIWGYKMSFGHKLLPFWGKAGPALGQKYLVNQALLPATTQFYDDGRVETAMVTPFYPMASMVWFQCVFAGITLVILAGSVLGRMSFKAWMAFVPLWLTFCYTVGAFSLWGGGFLFHWGVMDYSGGYVIHLSSGIAGFTAAYWVGPRSKKDRERFPPNNVLLMLAGAGLLWMGWAGFNGGDPYSANVDSSMAVLNTNICAATSLLVWTWLDVIFFKKPSVIGAVQGMITGLVSITPGAGLVQGWAAIVFGILSGSVPWFTMMIVHKRWSLLQHIDDTLGVFHTHAIAGILGGVLTGLFAEPQLCAMFLPVVNSKGGVYGGSGGIQILKQLAGGAFIIGWNLVVTSIICVAINLIVPLRMTEEQLMIGDDAVHGEEAYALWGDGEKYDSTRHGQYSDDTSHNKASIGATQVV, encoded by the exons ATGGCCGCTCTTCCTCCCAACCCAGTGCCAGTGGCCTACCAAGGAGGCACACCAGCAGTCCCAGTTTGGCTAAACAAAGGAGATAACGCATGGCAGATGATATCCGCCACGCTAGTCGGCCTCCAAAGTGTGCCAGGCTTGGTCATCCTCTATGGTAGCATTGTCAAGAAAAAATGGGCAGTGAATTCAGCTTTCATGGCCCTCTATGCTTTTGCTGCCGTAGTTCTATGCTGGGTGATTTGGGGGTACAAGATGTCCTTTGGGCATAAGCTTTTGCCATTTTGGGGCAAAGCAGGGCCTGCCTTGGGCCAAAAGTATCTAGTAAACCAAGCACTTCTTCCCGCGACGACCCAGTTCTACGATGACGGACGGGTGGAGACAGCTATGGTGACTCCATTTTATCCTATGGCATCTATGGTTTGGTTTCAGTGCGTGTTTGCGGGGATCACGCTAGTTATACTCGCTGGATCAGTGCTGGGAAGGATGAGTTTTAAAGCCTGGATGGCTTTTGTACCTCTTTGGCTCACTTTTTGTTACACAGTGGGTGCATTCAGCTTGTGGGGCGGAGGTTTCTTGTTTCACTGGGGAGTCATGGACTATTCTGGTGGTTATGTTATTCACCTTTCTTCAGGGATCGCTGGTTTCACTGCCGCCTATTGG GTGGGGCCAAGATCAAAGAAGGACAGAGAGAGGTTTCCTCCCAACAATGTTCTACTGATGTTGGCAGGGGCAGGATTGTTGTGGATGGGGTGGGCAGGTTTCAATGGTGGAGATCCATATTCAGCCAATGTTGACTCATCCATGGCAGTTCTAAATACCAACATTTGTGCAGCCACTAGTCTACTTGTTTGGACTTGGCTTGATGTTATTTTCTTCAAGAAACCCTCAGTCATTGGTGCCGTCCAAGGCATGATTACAGGTCTTGTTAGCATCACTCCTGGTGCAG GTCTGGTGCAAGGGTGGGCTGCCATAGTCTTTGGAATTCTGTCAGGTAGCGTTCCATGGTTCACCATGATGATCGTACACAAGAGATGGTCATTGCTCCAACATATTGATGACACACTAGGAGTGTTTCATACCCATGCAATAGCCGGGATTCTTGGCGGTGTTCTGACCGGTCTCTTCGCCGAACCTCAACTCTGTGCGATGTTCTTACCTGTGGTAAACTCAAAGGGAGGCGTCTACGGCGGTTCTGGTGGGATCCAAATCCTGAAACAATTAGCAGGCGGAGCTTTCATAATCGGGTGGAACTTGGTCGTCACATCAATCATTTGTGTAGCTATAAACTTGATCGTCCCGTTGCGTATGACGGAGGAACAGTTAATGATCGGAGACGACGCGGTGCACGGGGAAGAAGCGTACGCTCTATGGGGTGACGGGGAGAAGTACGATTCTACTCGGCATGGGCAATACTCAGATGATACCTCTCACAATAAGGCTTCAATAGGGGCTACTCAAGTggtttaa
- the LOC105777143 gene encoding uncharacterized protein LOC105777143, with protein MGFPSILSRIAISRNLLSSKPTNPSILLSSRWFSNLVANNTDKAESSLPSTLAAYHVSSGGYMRGTIFWEPDTPLTIEEFHMPRPKAGEVLIKTKACGVCHSDLHVIKGEIPFSSPCVIGHEVTGEIVEHGPLTDRKIIERFPIGSQVVGAFIMPCGNCFFCSKGHDDLCEDFFAYNRAKGTLYDGETRLFLRNSGKPVYMYSMGGLAEYCVIPAHGLAILPKSLPYTESAILGCAVFTAYGAMRHAAEVCPGDSIAVIGVGGVGSSCLQIARAFGASLVIAVDIQNDKLQKAKTLGATHTVNAIEEDAIERIKEITGGPGVDIAVEALGKPQTFLQCLQSVRDGGKAVMIGLSKAGAIGEVDINRLVRRKIRVIGSYGARARQDLPKLVKLAETGIFNLNNAVSRKYKFEEGNKAFQDLNQGRIVSRGVIEIM; from the exons ATGGGTTTTCCATCAATTTTAAGTCGGATTGCCATCTCCAGGAACCTGCTTTCCTCTAAACCCACCAATCCTTCCATCTTATTGTCCTCTCGTTGGTTTTCGAATCTCGTTGCTAACAACACCGACAAGGCGGAGAGCAGCCTACCATCAACTTTGGCTGCTTATCATGTCAGCTCTGGTGGGTATATGCGAGGGACCATCTTCTGGGAACCCGATACCCCCCTCACTATTGAAGAATTTCATATGCCTCGTCCTAAAGCTGGAGAAGTTCTTATTAAAACCAAgg CCTGCGGAGTATGCCACTCTGATCTTCATGTTATAAAAGGCGAAATACCATTTTCTAGTCCTTGTGTTATCGGGCACGAGGTAACTGGGGAAATCGTTGAACATGGGCCACTTACCGATCGCAAAATCATCGAAAG ATTTCCAATTGGATCTCAAGTGGTGGGAGCTTTTATCATGCCTTGTGGTAACTGTTTCTTCTGTTCTAAG GGCCATGATGATTTATGTGAAGACTTCTTTGCCTATAATCGGGCGAAGGGGACCCTTTATGATGGGGAAACACGGCTTTTCCTCCGCAACAGTg GAAAACCGGTATACATGTATAGCATGGGAGGCCTTGCTGAATACTGTGTCATTCCAGCACATGGTTTAGCTATTTTGCCAAAATCATTGCCATACACTGAGTCTGCAATTTTAGGATGTGCTGTATTTACTGCTTATGGTGCCATGAGACATGCGGCTGAGGTCTGCCCTGGGGATTCCATTGCTGTGATTGGAGTCGGAGGTGTTGGTTCAAG TTGTTTGCAGATAGCAAGAGCATTTGGCGCCTCTCTAGTTATTGCTGTGGATATTCAGAATGATAAACTGCAGAAAGCTAAGACTTTGGGTGCCACTCATACAGTAAATGCAATAGAAGAAGATGCCATTGAACGGATTAAA GAAATTACTGGAGGACCAGGTGTTGACATTGCTGTGGAAGCCTTGGGGAAACCTCAAACATTTTTGCAGTGTTTACAAAGCGTAAGGGATGGTGGAAAAGCAGTGATGATTGGACTTTCAAAAGCTGGAGCTATAGGTGAAGTGGACATCAATCGACTTGTTCGTAGAAAG ATAAGAGTGATAGGTTCGTATGGAGCGAGGGCAAGGCAGGATCTACCAAAGTTGGTAAAACTAGCAGAAACAGGAATCTTCAATCTAAACAATGCTGTTTCTCGAAAATACAAATTTGAAGAGGGAAATAAAGCATTTCAGGATCTTAACCAGGGAAGAATTGTCAGCCGAGGTGTAATTGAGATAATGTAA
- the LOC105777045 gene encoding pre-mRNA-splicing factor 38 isoform X2 gives MANRTDPAAKSIRGTNPQNLVEKIVRSKIYQNTYWKEQCFGLTAETLVDKAMELDHIGGTYGGNRKPTPFMCLVMKMLQIQPEKDIVVEFIKNDDYKYVRVLGAFYLRLTGIDSDIYRYLEPLYNDYRKVRRKSPDGNFMLTHVDEVIDELLTRDYSCDIALPRIKKRWTLESLGVLDARKSVLEDDFEEEEEKDEMEQDGLEEEVAHEKDYYRARSPARERERDWRRDSHRHRDRDYDRDRDYDRERGRGRDRERDRDRDRDRDRDRYRLREEKEYGYERERDREREGRERDRRDRERGRRRSRSRSRSRERKRHGRSSMSPRRHEAEDGNAPEESKKKGKKEKKEKKDDGTDHPDPEIAEANRIRASLGLKPLKL, from the exons ATGGCCAACCGTACGGACCCGGCGGCAAAGAGCATTAGGGGAACCAACCCTCAGAATCTGGTCGAAAAGATCGTGCGCTCGAAGATATACCAGAATACGTACTGGAAGGAGCAGTGTTTCGGTCTGACGGCGGAGACACTAGTTGACAAGGCAATGGAGCTCGACCACATCGGCGGAACTTACGGCGGAAATCGGAAGCCCACTCCTTTCATGTGCCTCGTCATGAAAATGCTTCAAATCCAACCCGAAAAGGATATTGTCGTCGAATTCATCAAAAACGACGATTAcaa GTATGTACGAGTTCTGGGAGCTTTTTATCTGCGTCTTACGGGGATCGATTCCGATATTTATCGTTATTTAGAGCCTTTGTACAACGATTATCGGAAAGTAAGGCGAAAATCACCTGATGGAA ATTTCATGTTGACTCATGTTGATGAGGTTATTGATGAACTTCTCACTAGAGATTACTCCTGTGATATTGCTCTACCACGTATTAAGAAAAG ATGGACTCTTGAATCGCTTGGTGTACTGGATGCAAGAAAAAGTGTGCTGGAAGATGAttttgaggaagaagaagagaaggatGAGATGGAGCAAGATGGTTTAGAAGAGGAGGTAGCTCATGAAAAG GATTATTACCGAGCGAGAAGCCCTGCTAGAGAGAGAGAAAGGGATTGGAGACGTGACAGTCATAGACACAG GGATCGGGATTATGACAGAGATAGAGACTATGATAGAGAAAGGGGACGTGGCCGTGACAGAGAGAGGGACAGAGATAGGGATAGGGATAGGGATAGAGATCGGTATCGCCTGAGAGAGGAAAAGGAGTATGGGTATGAGAGGGAGCGAGATAGAGAGAGGGAAGGTAGGGAGCGTGATAGGCGAGACAGGGAGCGTGGCAGACGAAGGAGCCGTTCAAGGAGTAGGAGTAGGGAGCGGAAGAGACATGGTCGCAGTAGTATGAGTCCGAGAAGGCATGAAGCAGAGGATGGTAATGCTCCAGAAGAGTCAAAGaagaagggaaagaaagaaaagaaagaaaagaaggatgATGGAACGGACCACCCTGATCCAGAGATTGCTGAAGCCAACAGGATTCGAGCATCCCTAGGTTTGAAACCATTGAAATTGTAA
- the LOC105777045 gene encoding pre-mRNA-splicing factor 38 isoform X1 — translation MANRTDPAAKSIRGTNPQNLVEKIVRSKIYQNTYWKEQCFGLTAETLVDKAMELDHIGGTYGGNRKPTPFMCLVMKMLQIQPEKDIVVEFIKNDDYKYVRVLGAFYLRLTGIDSDIYRYLEPLYNDYRKVRRKSPDGNFMLTHVDEVIDELLTRDYSCDIALPRIKKRWTLESLGVLDARKSVLEDDFEEEEEKDEMEQDGLEEEVAHEKQDYYRARSPARERERDWRRDSHRHRDRDYDRDRDYDRERGRGRDRERDRDRDRDRDRDRYRLREEKEYGYERERDREREGRERDRRDRERGRRRSRSRSRSRERKRHGRSSMSPRRHEAEDGNAPEESKKKGKKEKKEKKDDGTDHPDPEIAEANRIRASLGLKPLKL, via the exons ATGGCCAACCGTACGGACCCGGCGGCAAAGAGCATTAGGGGAACCAACCCTCAGAATCTGGTCGAAAAGATCGTGCGCTCGAAGATATACCAGAATACGTACTGGAAGGAGCAGTGTTTCGGTCTGACGGCGGAGACACTAGTTGACAAGGCAATGGAGCTCGACCACATCGGCGGAACTTACGGCGGAAATCGGAAGCCCACTCCTTTCATGTGCCTCGTCATGAAAATGCTTCAAATCCAACCCGAAAAGGATATTGTCGTCGAATTCATCAAAAACGACGATTAcaa GTATGTACGAGTTCTGGGAGCTTTTTATCTGCGTCTTACGGGGATCGATTCCGATATTTATCGTTATTTAGAGCCTTTGTACAACGATTATCGGAAAGTAAGGCGAAAATCACCTGATGGAA ATTTCATGTTGACTCATGTTGATGAGGTTATTGATGAACTTCTCACTAGAGATTACTCCTGTGATATTGCTCTACCACGTATTAAGAAAAG ATGGACTCTTGAATCGCTTGGTGTACTGGATGCAAGAAAAAGTGTGCTGGAAGATGAttttgaggaagaagaagagaaggatGAGATGGAGCAAGATGGTTTAGAAGAGGAGGTAGCTCATGAAAAG CAGGATTATTACCGAGCGAGAAGCCCTGCTAGAGAGAGAGAAAGGGATTGGAGACGTGACAGTCATAGACACAG GGATCGGGATTATGACAGAGATAGAGACTATGATAGAGAAAGGGGACGTGGCCGTGACAGAGAGAGGGACAGAGATAGGGATAGGGATAGGGATAGAGATCGGTATCGCCTGAGAGAGGAAAAGGAGTATGGGTATGAGAGGGAGCGAGATAGAGAGAGGGAAGGTAGGGAGCGTGATAGGCGAGACAGGGAGCGTGGCAGACGAAGGAGCCGTTCAAGGAGTAGGAGTAGGGAGCGGAAGAGACATGGTCGCAGTAGTATGAGTCCGAGAAGGCATGAAGCAGAGGATGGTAATGCTCCAGAAGAGTCAAAGaagaagggaaagaaagaaaagaaagaaaagaaggatgATGGAACGGACCACCCTGATCCAGAGATTGCTGAAGCCAACAGGATTCGAGCATCCCTAGGTTTGAAACCATTGAAATTGTAA